In a genomic window of Polycladomyces abyssicola:
- a CDS encoding beta-propeller fold lactonase family protein translates to MGKRKRLLWLAVLLMGAAVWAGCETEADPVRHEAVSTRNVIMNRDGSTLYVANIDVPTITVVNAKTRKVVKEIPVCKDPATLALSPDESKLAVACTGADRVDVIDVEEGEVEQQLKVKGEPYGVLFSPDGNRLYVSAYRADQVDVVDTDTWQITKQIPVSDGPRAMALTADGGKLYTVHYLSGKISVIDTRSEQARKVVALSPSPDKSDRKKSQGVPNTLEAITISPDGKRAWVAHLLTNIDTPIKFDETIFPAISVLDLTRDEEIPDERKELFEEINVKDTNNVTMIVSNPSDIVFHPDGKKVYVLMGGSEDLVVFDLDRGGNATSILRRVPGDNPRGLAISRDGARLYVHNAMSLDMAFIDTNAADPYSGPSVNGSNLRLVKKDSLSPVVRQGKRLFFSANSDEYAADITKDNWMSCASCHANGETNGLTMMTPKGPRNTPSNVLAMETGRFLWDGSRDDFEDYILTVQGEMGGMLKYDPGKPLPPKVKEMYRALAEYLKTIPVPKNPDIPDNVEQTAEWKRGKEIFEGKGRCIQCHAGRNFTDSAMAVDANGKLTVFTLSHLYDVGTKNPLDRGNPGDPRAGMKNPRPPYLFDVPTLRGVFATPPYLHDGSAQTIRDVLVTRNGQGKHGNVSGLSEADLRALTLYLESLD, encoded by the coding sequence ATGGGTAAGAGAAAGCGGTTGCTGTGGTTGGCTGTGCTGCTCATGGGCGCCGCTGTCTGGGCCGGCTGTGAAACAGAGGCCGATCCGGTTCGGCATGAAGCGGTATCCACCCGCAACGTGATCATGAATAGAGATGGCTCCACATTATATGTCGCCAACATCGATGTCCCTACGATCACGGTGGTCAACGCCAAAACGCGCAAAGTGGTCAAAGAGATCCCGGTGTGCAAGGATCCGGCCACGCTGGCGCTCAGTCCGGATGAATCCAAGTTGGCGGTCGCCTGTACGGGAGCGGATCGCGTCGACGTAATCGATGTGGAAGAAGGCGAAGTCGAACAGCAATTGAAGGTCAAGGGAGAGCCCTATGGCGTGCTGTTCAGCCCTGATGGCAATCGGCTGTATGTTTCGGCTTACCGGGCGGACCAAGTGGATGTGGTCGACACTGATACCTGGCAGATCACGAAACAGATTCCGGTCTCTGATGGTCCGCGGGCCATGGCACTTACCGCCGACGGAGGCAAATTGTACACGGTTCACTACTTGTCCGGCAAAATCAGTGTGATCGACACCCGGAGTGAACAGGCTCGCAAAGTGGTGGCCTTGTCTCCTTCGCCGGATAAGTCCGATCGCAAGAAAAGCCAAGGGGTGCCGAACACCCTGGAAGCGATCACGATTTCCCCGGACGGGAAGAGAGCGTGGGTTGCCCATCTGCTGACCAACATAGACACGCCCATCAAGTTTGACGAGACGATCTTTCCTGCTATCTCCGTGCTGGATTTGACCCGGGATGAAGAGATTCCGGACGAGCGGAAAGAGTTGTTTGAAGAGATTAACGTGAAGGACACCAACAATGTTACCATGATCGTCTCCAACCCATCCGACATCGTCTTTCATCCGGACGGCAAGAAAGTGTATGTCTTGATGGGCGGCAGCGAAGACCTGGTAGTCTTTGATCTGGACCGGGGCGGTAACGCCACATCGATTTTGCGCCGGGTTCCTGGCGACAACCCGCGGGGACTGGCGATCAGCCGGGATGGAGCGCGGCTTTACGTGCACAATGCCATGAGCCTTGATATGGCATTTATTGACACCAACGCCGCCGACCCGTACAGTGGGCCTTCGGTGAACGGTTCCAATCTGCGGCTGGTAAAAAAGGACTCGCTCAGCCCGGTTGTGCGACAGGGCAAGCGGCTCTTTTTCAGTGCCAACAGTGACGAATACGCCGCGGACATCACCAAGGATAACTGGATGAGCTGCGCGTCGTGCCATGCAAACGGAGAAACGAACGGCCTTACCATGATGACGCCCAAAGGTCCCAGGAACACTCCTTCCAACGTATTGGCGATGGAGACAGGCCGTTTCTTGTGGGATGGCAGCCGGGACGACTTTGAGGATTACATCCTTACCGTGCAGGGCGAGATGGGCGGAATGCTGAAGTACGACCCGGGAAAGCCGCTTCCGCCCAAAGTGAAGGAAATGTACCGGGCATTGGCCGAATACCTGAAAACCATCCCGGTACCGAAAAATCCGGATATCCCGGACAACGTGGAGCAAACGGCAGAGTGGAAGCGGGGCAAGGAAATCTTTGAAGGCAAGGGCCGGTGCATCCAGTGCCATGCAGGTCGTAACTTCACCGACAGCGCCATGGCCGTGGACGCAAACGGCAAGCTGACCGTATTTACGCTGTCCCATCTGTATGATGTGGGCACCAAAAACCCGTTGGACCGAGGAAATCCGGGCGATCCACGCGCCGGAATGAAGAACCCTCGTCCTCCGTATCTGTTTGACGTACCCACGTTGAGGGGAGTGTTTGCAACTCCGCCGTACCTGCACGACGGCTCCGCTCAGACGATCCGGGACGTGCTGGTCACGCGCAACGGACAGGGCAAACACGGCAATGTCTCCGGTTTGTCCGAAGCTGACCTGCGGGCGCTGACCCTGTATTTGGAATCGCTGGATTAA
- a CDS encoding superoxide dismutase, producing MSASYNRYWTTSLRHQILSLTRQGRQKIASVHPSTRNPSLLKRLDQLDRAFQSLEQLATDPHCTADQLYEAMHQAHHTHQQLLTVLFHYPPHPASVHTLPDEPSDDRETSSDTTSETETQSNPVPPGKHTLPPLPYPYNALEPYIDEKTMHLHHDEHHKSYVDGLNKAELMMVQARKTGNFDLIKHWEREAAFNGAGHYLHTLFWETMAPHAGGKPKGPIRKQIERDFGSFQAFKKHFSQAAEKVEGGGWAILVWAPRAQRLEILQAEKHQNLSQWDVIPLLPLDVWEHAYYLKYPNKRKDYIEAWWHVVNWPAVNHRFVRAQTIRWRPY from the coding sequence ATGTCAGCTTCGTACAATCGTTACTGGACTACTTCCCTTCGTCACCAAATTTTGTCCCTCACCCGGCAAGGACGGCAAAAAATCGCTTCCGTTCATCCCTCCACCCGTAATCCCTCCCTGTTGAAACGACTGGACCAACTTGATCGGGCATTTCAATCATTGGAACAGTTGGCCACCGATCCGCATTGCACTGCAGATCAGTTGTATGAGGCGATGCATCAAGCGCATCATACCCATCAGCAATTGCTGACGGTTCTGTTCCATTATCCACCCCATCCCGCATCTGTTCACACTTTGCCCGACGAACCATCCGACGATAGGGAGACATCCTCCGATACCACTTCCGAAACCGAAACCCAATCCAACCCCGTCCCCCCGGGAAAACACACGCTGCCGCCGCTCCCCTATCCTTATAACGCGTTGGAACCGTACATCGACGAAAAAACGATGCACCTGCACCATGACGAGCACCACAAAAGTTATGTCGACGGATTGAACAAAGCGGAATTGATGATGGTACAAGCGAGGAAAACCGGCAACTTCGATCTGATCAAACATTGGGAGCGGGAAGCAGCCTTCAATGGGGCCGGTCATTATCTGCACACCTTGTTTTGGGAAACGATGGCTCCGCATGCCGGTGGAAAACCCAAAGGTCCGATTCGAAAGCAAATCGAACGGGATTTCGGTAGTTTCCAAGCCTTCAAGAAGCATTTCTCGCAAGCCGCCGAAAAAGTGGAAGGAGGAGGCTGGGCGATTCTCGTCTGGGCGCCGCGCGCCCAACGGTTGGAGATCCTGCAGGCGGAAAAACACCAAAACCTGTCACAATGGGACGTGATTCCGCTCTTGCCTTTGGATGTGTGGGAACACGCCTATTATTTGAAATACCCCAACAAACGGAAGGACTACATCGAAGCCTGGTGGCACGTCGTCAACTGGCCGGCGGTCAACCACCGTTTTGTCCGGGCGCAAACGATTCGATGGCGACCATATTGA